One window of Papaver somniferum cultivar HN1 chromosome 9, ASM357369v1, whole genome shotgun sequence genomic DNA carries:
- the LOC113310420 gene encoding uncharacterized protein LOC113310420 produces the protein MTVTTKTWKEDLASLVDDTGINHYYTNGGGDDDAIEMNKTRIDEFVVVGDESVGVEEPFKDQVKEFLKASGEMVLELGKGCRDIVQQSFGDEVKFVVKKCEDNWDKVSGKLSFMNDYLPEDRDPAQAWPIVFFVFFIALSVLLVNTEPRIPKIPPKEVYLHPPSASRVQLPDGRHLAYHEQGVPADRARFSLIAPHSFLSSRLAGIPGVKDSLLEEFGVRLVTYDLPGFGESDPHPGRSLNSSALDILDLADAVSMKDKFWVVGFSGGAMHAWAALRYIPDRLAGAAMFAPVVNPYDSSMSKEERYKTWERWTARRKLMYFLARRFPSFLSYFYRRSFLSGKHGQLDKWLSLSLGEKDRTLLEQSRFEEFWQRDVEESVRQGNPKPFKEEAVLQVSNWGFSLSDIQYQKKLQGKGILPWLKSIYGKAETEWTGFLNPIHIWQGMDDQVVSPSTTEFVHRLLPGATIHKLPIEGHFSFFYFCDECHRQIFSTLFGTPQGPIIIPEPEQPSTEENLDHNSTQTDLEEEVCLTDFITE, from the exons ATGACGGTGACGACGAAGACATGGAAAGAAGATTTGGCGAGTTTGGTTGATGATACAGGGATTAATCATTATTATACGAATGGAGGAGGAGATGATGATGCGATAGAAATGAATAAGACTAGGATAGATGAATTTGTTGTTGTTGGAGATGAAAGTGTTGGTGTTGAAGAACCGTTTAAAGATCAGGTTAAAGAGTTTTTAAAAGCATCAGGAGAAATGGTGCTTGAATTAGGGAAAGGTTGTAGAGATATAGTTCAGCAGAGTTTTGGTGATGAGGTGAAATTTGTTGTTAAGAAATGTGAAGATAATTGGGATAAAGTTTCAGGGAAGTTGAGTTTTATGAATGATTATTTGCCTGAAGATCGAGATCCTGCTCAGGCTTGGCCGAttgtcttcttcgtcttcttcattGCACTCTCAG TGTTACTTGTAAATACCGAACCTCGAATTCCAAAGATACCCCCGAAGGAAGTCTACTTACATCCTCCTAGTGCTAGTCGTGTCCAGCTTCCAGATGGAAGACACTTGGCATATCATGAACAAGGTGTTCCAGCAGACAGAGCCAGATTCTCCCTTATTGCGCCACATTCGTTCCTTTCTTCCAGACTTGCTG GAATTCCTGGAGTTAAAGACTCACTACTCGAGGAGTTTGGTGTTCGCTTGGTGACATACGACCTTCCTGGTTTTGGGGAGAGTGATCCTCATCCAGGAAGGAGTCTTAACTCATCTGCACTGGATATCTTAGATCTAGCAGATGCTGTGTCTATGAAGGACAAATTCTGGGTAGTGGGGTTCTCAGGTGGGGCAATGCATGCTTGGGCTGCCCTGAGATACATTCCTGATAGACTTGCAG GTGCTGCGATGTTTGCTCCAGTTGTTAACCCATATGATTCAAGTATGTCCAAGGAAGAGAGATACAAAACCTGGGAAAGATGGACTGCCAGAAGGAAATTAATGTACTTTTTGGCTCGGAGATTTCCTTCCTTTCTTAGTTACTTCTACCGCCGAAGCTTCTTATCTGGAAAACATGGACAGCTTGATAAATGGTTATCACTATCGCTTGGAGAAAAG GATAGGACATTGTTAGAGCAGTCGAGATTTGAAGAATTCTGGCAGAGAGATGTTGAGGAATCAGTTCGGCAAGGAAACCCAAAACCATTCAAGGAAGAGGCTGTTTTGCAGGTGTCTAATTGGGGTTTTAGCCTATCAGACATTCAGTATCAGAAGAAGCTCCAAGGAAAAGGCATCCTCCCTTGGCTCAAGTCCATCTATGGGAAAGCTGAAACTGAGTGGACCGGTTTTCTTAATCCAATACACATTTGGCAG GGAATGGATGATCAAGTGGTGTCACCATCAACAACCGAGTTTGTTCACCGACTATTACCAGGGGCCACTATTCATAAGCTTCCAATTGAAGGCCACTTCTCGTTTTTCTATTTCTGCGATGAATGCCACAGACAGATATTCTCTACTCTTTTTGGGACTCCACAAGGTCCTATCATTATTCCAGAGCCAGAGCAACCTTCAACTGAAGAAAACTTGGATCACAATTCAACTCAAACAGACCTAGAAGAAGAGGTATGCCTGACAGATTTTATCACAGAGTGA